The following DNA comes from Tunturibacter psychrotolerans.
GTTGCCTTGAACAGGCACCCTGCAGTCCGCGAGGCTGTCGTCGTTGCTCACACGAGCAAGGGCGCGGGGACGGCAATCACTCGGTTGGTGGCTTATGTCGATGCGGGCAATTCCGCAGAGCACGCCTCTGCGCTTACAGCAGATCTGCTCACGATGCTCGCTGGCTCGCTGCCCGAGTACATGATTCCTGCTACGATTCTGCCGCTGCCACAACTTCCCCGATCTCCGAATGGAAAGATAGACCGCAAGACTTTGCCGGATGCAGAGACCTTTCTCAAGGCAGGTCTTCACTTCGCGCAACGACCGTTCGCTGCCGCCACAACGCCGGAACAAAAAAAGCTTGCTGAGATTTGGGCCGAGGTGTTGATGCTCGATCGCGTTAGCATCACAGATAGTATCTTTGAGCTGGGTGCGGACTCTTTGCTCATCTTCCGAATCGCCGCACGCTCTCAGAAGGAAGGTTTGAACGTAACGGCAGCGCAGATATTCAAATATCGGACGATTTTGGCGTTGTCCGATGGATTGGGACCACATGTGGTGACGAATTCCAACATGATTAAGGTAGCGCCGCGTATTGCTGTCGCTCCACGGAAGAGCTATCGCGGTGAAGGTGGGACGCGCGGATGAAGCAACAATCTCAAGCGGCGACGGGGGGCACTACGAACACTCCAGAGGAAATGCCCGTCGTAGCCTCGATGGTGCCGCCGGCGGACGAAGTGTACGTGATGGCCGCCACGCAGGGACAGATTCGCTTCTGGTCTTTGGACCAGATGCATCCCGGGAACCCCGCGCTCAATATGCCGCTGATGTGGCAGTGCCGGGGCGAATTGAATGTAGATTTGCTGGCCAAGGCTTTTACTCTGGCGGTGCGCCGGCACGAGATGCTGCGAACGACCTTCGCGATGGTGGATGGAAAACTTTCGCAGATCATCGGAGGGCCTTACAGCGTTGCGTTACCTGTTAAAAACCTGCAGCACATACCTGATGCAGCTAACTCACCGGAGGTGGGGAAACTAATTCGCGAACATGCGGCCTATCGCATGGATCTGCATAGCGGACCGCTTCTCGTACTTAAACTTCTGAAGTTCGCTCCACAGCATCATCTGTTATTAGTCACGATGCATCACATCATCTGTGATGGCATCTCTCTTGGCATACTTTTGCGCGATATTGCCGTCTTCTATGAAGCTTTGATGGAAGAGAAGGAAGCTGTTCTGCCGGAGTTGCCCATCCAGTTTGCTGACTTTGCTGTATGGCAAGAGGAGTGGCGAAAAAGCGAGGCAGCAGAAACGTCGCTCAACTTCTGGCGCAAGACACTCGGGACAAACTTTGGGCGTATCGAGCTTCCGCATGATGCTACTCCTGAGGGAGTGCGAGATACTCTGACAGATTCCGAGTCAGGAGATATCGAGACGTTTCTTATCTCCCCTGAGCTCACCGCGCGAGCTCATGAGTTTTGCAAAGATCAAAATGTGACGCTGAATATTCTATTGTTCAGCATATTTTGCGCTCTTCTTCACCGGGTAACTGGCCAGCGGGACATTGTCGTTGGGTCTCCATGTGCGAACAGGAACGAGGACACCGAAGAGCTGATCGGTCTCTTCATGAATATCCAAGTGCTTCGTGTCGGGATCGAGGCCCATGAGACCTTTCGATCTTTGCTTACGAAGGTGCAGGATTGGACCCTTGGCGCTTACGAAAATCAGGAGCTCCCATTCGAGGAGCTGATCTACGATTCTCATTTTTCTTACGACAATACTTCGTTCGAAATTCCAATCTTCTTTCTCTACCAAAAGTCTTTCATGGTGATTCAGCGCGTTGCCGGGCTTGAAATTACGCCACTGCGATCGATGAGTCCTGGTGCTGTTTTCGAGTGGATGTTCGCCATCGTCGACCGGCCGGAGGAAGGGCCGCGGCTGCAACTTGAATACAACCCAAACTACTTTCGTCCGAAAACTATTCAACGTTATCTGATGAGTTTCATCGCGTTACTAGAGTCTGCCGTCCGAGACTCGTCAACACATTTGGAGAAGATGGCTCCGTCAGACGATTTTCTTCCCGCGACACTTCCTGATATCCGGAGCCGAATTGTAACTCGCAGAAACGCGCAGCCGTTCCAAGAAAAGCAATTCGATGGTGGCGCCGAAATCATGGAGAAGCTGGAAGACCAGGTTGCGACCATCAGCGACCCGATCGAGGTTCAGCTGCTCGAGCTTTGGCGCTCAATGCTGGGTGTCGAAAGCATCTCCGCGGAAACCAATGTATTTACGCTTGGAGTAAGTTCGCTCTCAATTCTTCGGCTCGTCACCAGGATGAACAGCCTGTATTCCATGGGTTTCGGCCTCGCCAGCCTAATCTCTGCACCGACGATTAAGATGGTCGCGGAGTTGGTACGCAAACGTTACGCGCCTAACACGGTGACGTCGCTCGTGCCGATCCAACCCGTGGGCACGAAGCGCCCTCTCTATATTGTCCATGGTGCTGGAGGAAATGTAGTCAACTTCTATGGCCTCACGACAAGAATTGGCGCAGATCTACCAGTCTATGGAGTGCAGGCACAGGCGCTTGAGGTGGACCAGCCAGCGCTGCTGCGCCTCGAGGATATGGCCGCGCACTACCTGATGGAGATTCGACGAGTTCAGCCAAAGGGCCCCTATCACTTGCTCGGCTATTCCTTTGGCGGAATTGTAGTACTCGAGATGGCCCACCAATTACTCGCTGCGGGCGAAGCGGTTGGCCTGTTGGGCATGCTGGACACGAGAGCGAGGGACTACATCGAAGATCGGCCGACAGAATCATCCTCGAACAATGGGCGCGGGAGCCAACATGGCGCTCTTGCAGGATTTTTTCGCAGCCACCTCGGCCATGGGAGCGCAAAAGGATGGTGGGAGTTTTTTGTCAAAGACCTCCAGGAACGCAGAGTTCGTTACACAATTACGCTTGCTGCACGAATGTTCTCTACGTTGCCAGCCTTCCTGAAGAATACGCATGAAATCAACGCTGTCGCTGCGCGAAACTATAAGGTGAAACCGCTTTCACGCCGGCTGACTCTTTTTCGGGCCGCGAATCAGGCAGATAGCAGCATTCCCTCCGACAATGGCTGGTCGCCGATCTTCAAAGAGGGAGTCGAAATTCACGAAGTTCCCGGAGATCACTGGCAAGTTTTGTCTGGTCCGGGAATCGACGTGCTCGCGAAGGCGATTCATGGATGCCTCAGGCGATTTGATGAACCGACAGGGTAACGTTTTATTCGTAAGAACGCTCTATCGAGGCAGGGGCGGCTTCAGGGTTTCAATCGACGCTGCCTTGGCTTCTGAGCTCCAGTACTCTATCTGGACCTCTTGAAACGGACTCGGTGTTCCTGACTGTAGCAGGGAAGGGTTTGCGCCTCGAATTGTCTGATCGAAGAATGCAAGGACATACGCGCGAACGATGGTTTCTATCCGCGCCGGCGAAATATGACCAGGCTGCGTCCATCTGCGCCACGGGCTGACCAGGGGATGATCTGTGAAGTCCATGTGTGAGGTATTGCTGATGGACACCTTGTATCCACCAAATTGTCTGAGGCTTGCATCGACCTCGTTGCGATCGGTTGTATCCAGTTCGGCCTCGGCTCCCATGGCGTTTGGATCCTGCTGCTCAGTGCTAGTTGTTATTCCGTAGAGAAACATGGCGGGCTGGCTTGCCGCACGCTGCCGGATATCTCCGAATGTCCAGCCATCCATATTCAGTGCAGATTGAATTCGAGGATCTACGGAGCACAACTGCACGGCGGCTGCACCACCGAAGGAATGGCCGAGAGCGCCGGCTCGGTGTGTATCGAGTCGACCATACCATGGACTCTTTTGGTCGAGGTCGTCGCTTTGCAGCGTGTTCAGGACAAAGATCTCGTCTGCTACCCATTTACTGAGCTCTTTGTTCCAAATTGCTGTGATGTCGCTTGCCGAATGCAGGTTCGGGTCGATTGCGTCGCCACCATTGATGTCGTTGATGACACGATCTCCAGGCAGCACGACACGACTTGCGTTGTAGGTATGGTCAATCGAAGCGACGACATAACCGTGGCTTGCGAGATCCTCGGTAAGAAACGTATTCTGGGTGCGCCTTCCTCCCCATGCGTGGTTGAAGAGCAGGACCGGAAATGGACCGCCCTGAGTCGCCACGGGAGCATCCTCTCTGGAGTTTGTCCAGAGGACGCTGCGATAGGACGTAGCTGGAATTGTTTCTGACAATCTCTCGTAGGCGGCGAGATGATTGTTCGAGGGATCAGCCGGGTACCATATCTGCACCATGAGTTCCCTGGATGTTCCGGGCTTCTCTGCTTTGTCTTCAGTGCGACTGGAATCCTTTAGATAAACGATTCGTGTTCCTATCGGATACGTTCCCGTTGGTTTGGGCAGAGAGAACATGGGCACGATTAGGAGCATTCCAAACGTAGCAATTGAAAGCACCGCGACGGCGACGGCGACAGGTTTGTTCATCGCGGCATAGCGCGAAGTTCGACGAGACACAGGTATCAGTTGCCAGGCAACCAGCAGGATGAGTCCTGCCAGGACAGGGAACATCTGCCAGTGTGTTCCCTCATGAATTACGTGCCAGAAAGCGACCAGGACTGCGAGAGTTGTAAGAGGTCTCGACCAACCGGGGAACGATTTTGTCATCTGTGCTATTGCGGCAGCAAGCAGGATCGCAATCAAAATAACTTCGAATAATCTCATAGCATTTCGAGAACGCTCATCTGGCGACACGATGCAGCGGCTCGGATGACCTCTGAATGAACGTGAGTGCCGCCCGTCGCAGAATCTCCCTAAGAAGGTTTTCTCAAGGAAGCAAGCTTGTGCAAGGCGGCCTTCGCAGCAACCACGGCAACCATGGAGTGAGATTTGAGGTAGTCGATCGACGGAGACTGGCCGGGCGGACGTGGAGTCAGACCGAGTCTTCGAAGTGCGTGATTTGCGCGATAGGTATTCGCCCGAAGAGTGTCTCGAAACTGAACGTTTACATTGAGCGAAACAGAGACGTTGTCGTCGTTCTCGACCCAGTGGGGACAATTTACTGGAATATGCACGCCGTTTCCGGGGCGCAATTTATAGGAAGTAGCCCGGGCTTGAAATTGCGGCTTGTAGACAGGCGCATTGTTATCCACTGTCCAAAAACGCTCAATCTCCTCTTCAGGAAGAACCTCGCGATCGGCGCGATCAAAGATGTGAATTGTCTTTGTACCCTTGATCTGGAGCAGGAAGCTGCATTCACGATCGATGTGATACGTTGCAACGCGTTTCGGAGAAGTGACGAAGATGAGAGCATCTTCGCGAAGAATTCGAGTCTGTAGATCACGGTCAATCTTCGATTTGATCTTTTCCCATCCACTGCCGAGAAATATCTTGTATTTGGGATCCTTCTGGACGTCTTTGAACAGGAGCCAAGCCCCACAGGTCTCGATACGTTCCATGGTTTCGAGGACCGAAAACTGCTTTGTGGGCATCTGATCCCATCGCTGGTCGACCCGGATGTCCTTACCAGCGTCGTAGTAGATGCCGTCTGGTCTGGTCTTTTTCGTTCGATCCGCCAACTCCATGAGTTCAGGGATCTGCAGGAGTGGATGTTCCGCCAGGCTATGCGTGATCTCGAAGTGTTCGCGATCGAAGCCACTGCTCATCCGATCACTATCGGTTGTAATCCAGCACTCTTCGAGAAGGTCGTTCGAGATGGTTTGAGTCGACATAACTAGCACGTGCTCCCTAGCCAAAATTTCACGCAGAGTCTATTTCTCCAGACTTGCGCACACAATTAGAAATGCAAATACGGCTTAGTAACTTACTAAGGTACTTTTGCGAGAGTTCAACTTTTCGATCGAGGCTGTTGAGATCTCCGGGGTACAGGGTATAGCTTTTTCCCAAGAGAATCACTCAAAATCTTCAATTCTTGATTAGGTTTTGTTTCGGCGACAAGGAATTCGGAAAGTAATACAGCTGGTGAAGTTCGATTGGCATTCAGTTTCGCAATGAGCCGTCCGCATAAGAACAAACCTTCGTACACGCCAAGTGATGTTCAATCCGAAGTGAAACGCTTTTTAGTTTGCGGTCACTATAAGGAGAGGGTCGATTTGGCTCTCTGACAGACGTGCGGTATGCAAAATTGAAAAAGGCAGGGGTTGGAATAATGCGAATTGAACAAAATCAGCTATTGTCCCTTTGGACCCTTGAGATTCCTCCAGGCTGCGACGAAGGCATGGTGCATGTGCGCACATTCCTGGAGGCAGCTGGCGAGTGTGTAAATAATCTTGGTCTCGGGCGGACTAGCGGAAATCTTGCTTCTCTTTTGATCGCTCACAGGGCGATGGTGGCTCACAGTGACAGGTGTAGACAATGCACTGAAGCCCAGCTCTGAGAGCCTGCCATGCCCTCTATTGAGGGTATGTTTTCAACGACTTAGATGAGTGCAAAGGCCGGGTCAGAAAGCATATCGGATAGCACACGGAGGCACTGATGGCCTCGACCCTCGGTGAGGGCGACGAGACGTAACGGTAAGTAAGGACTGGGTTATGCCACGAGCGGAATTAGGCTTGGCGTAGGTCGGTAGGGAAGTAGAGGGAAGCGGTCCGCACCGAGCAGAGTAATCGGGGATCTCGTTTTCCCGACGGAGTACATCCATCCAGAGAATTAAACAAAAATGGCTCCCGTACTTTGGGGCCTTTTTCGCACTTTCTACTGGCTCGTATACCGAAAAGAGCTACTTTATCGGCCAAGTTCCATCGTCGGTGTCCTTGCTCTTGCCACTCCATATGATCCTAGGTCTTTTAGGATCTGTGGCGGGGACGACGGGGCTCGAACCCGCGACCTCTGCCGTGACAGGGCAGCGCTCTAACCAACTGAGCTACGTCCCCAAGAGTGTTTTCAACACTTTGGATATGTCACATAGAAGCAAGCGTTTCGCACCTTCGCTACTTTCGCCTTTTTCTACCTTGTCGCTGCGGGACTCGATTTCGGAGATGTTTGGAACTCGACGCAACGACAAGATTGAGTTTACCAGAAGATGGCGGCCTTTGGTGTCCATTCCCTCTAACCGGACCAAAAAGTGGAACCAACTGTGGATCGCTGGCGTCGTGTTAACGACTACTCGGCCGCCGAAGGCAGTGATCCGATCTTGATTAGCGTGCGTTTTTGTAGATGAGTTCCAATAACTCGTCGTACATTGCCTGCCTCTCCTCTGTGGATCCGGTGCGAATTGCCTGAGTTGCGCAGTGAGAGAGATGGTTCCGCATCAACGCTCTGGCCACCGAACGCAATGCCTCCTGCACTGAAGAGACTTGAGTAAGAATGTCGGTGCAGTAGCGATCTTCCTCGACCATGCGCTGGAGACCCCGGATCTGCCCTTCGAGACGTCGCAGCCGACGCAGGTTGGAGGCCTTGATCTCAGGATCGACTCCAACCGCCCTGCGGTCCGATTCGCCTATCTCGCAGCCGCACGATTCCACGATCGCGACGTTTTGCTTAGGATTTGCTTTCTTCGTCGGCATTTTTTTCCTTAGCGAAGCTGCAGCCGGCGTAATCGCAAGCTGTTTGTGACAACACTGAAAGAGCTGAGGGCCATGGCTGCGCTGGCTATCACCGGGCTCAGCATCACTCCAAAGGCTGGATAGAGTGCACCAGCGGCAACTGGAATCCCAATCACGTTATAAGCGAAGGCCCAAAACAGATTCTGTCGAATGACTCGCATGGTGTGGCGCGAGAGAGTCACCGCCGCCGCGACGCCATTGAGATCGCTCCGCATCAGCGTCACATCCCCAGCGTCCATCGCGATGTCAGCGCCACTGGCCATAGTCAGTCCCACGTCAGCCTGTGCGAGCGCAGGGGCATCGTTGACTCCATCTCCTACCATGGCAACCACGCGGTGTTCTCCTTGCAAGCGCCTGATTGCTTCAACCTTACCCGCAGGAAGCACACCCGCAATCACTTCATCGATCTTGACCTGCCGGGCAATGGCATGAGACGTGTGTTCGTTGTCGCCTGTAAGCATCACCACACGCAGCCCTTCGTCATGCATCTTGCGAATAGCTTCGATGGA
Coding sequences within:
- a CDS encoding condensation domain-containing protein codes for the protein MKQQSQAATGGTTNTPEEMPVVASMVPPADEVYVMAATQGQIRFWSLDQMHPGNPALNMPLMWQCRGELNVDLLAKAFTLAVRRHEMLRTTFAMVDGKLSQIIGGPYSVALPVKNLQHIPDAANSPEVGKLIREHAAYRMDLHSGPLLVLKLLKFAPQHHLLLVTMHHIICDGISLGILLRDIAVFYEALMEEKEAVLPELPIQFADFAVWQEEWRKSEAAETSLNFWRKTLGTNFGRIELPHDATPEGVRDTLTDSESGDIETFLISPELTARAHEFCKDQNVTLNILLFSIFCALLHRVTGQRDIVVGSPCANRNEDTEELIGLFMNIQVLRVGIEAHETFRSLLTKVQDWTLGAYENQELPFEELIYDSHFSYDNTSFEIPIFFLYQKSFMVIQRVAGLEITPLRSMSPGAVFEWMFAIVDRPEEGPRLQLEYNPNYFRPKTIQRYLMSFIALLESAVRDSSTHLEKMAPSDDFLPATLPDIRSRIVTRRNAQPFQEKQFDGGAEIMEKLEDQVATISDPIEVQLLELWRSMLGVESISAETNVFTLGVSSLSILRLVTRMNSLYSMGFGLASLISAPTIKMVAELVRKRYAPNTVTSLVPIQPVGTKRPLYIVHGAGGNVVNFYGLTTRIGADLPVYGVQAQALEVDQPALLRLEDMAAHYLMEIRRVQPKGPYHLLGYSFGGIVVLEMAHQLLAAGEAVGLLGMLDTRARDYIEDRPTESSSNNGRGSQHGALAGFFRSHLGHGSAKGWWEFFVKDLQERRVRYTITLAARMFSTLPAFLKNTHEINAVAARNYKVKPLSRRLTLFRAANQADSSIPSDNGWSPIFKEGVEIHEVPGDHWQVLSGPGIDVLAKAIHGCLRRFDEPTG
- a CDS encoding alpha/beta hydrolase family protein — protein: MRLFEVILIAILLAAAIAQMTKSFPGWSRPLTTLAVLVAFWHVIHEGTHWQMFPVLAGLILLVAWQLIPVSRRTSRYAAMNKPVAVAVAVLSIATFGMLLIVPMFSLPKPTGTYPIGTRIVYLKDSSRTEDKAEKPGTSRELMVQIWYPADPSNNHLAAYERLSETIPATSYRSVLWTNSREDAPVATQGGPFPVLLFNHAWGGRRTQNTFLTEDLASHGYVVASIDHTYNASRVVLPGDRVINDINGGDAIDPNLHSASDITAIWNKELSKWVADEIFVLNTLQSDDLDQKSPWYGRLDTHRAGALGHSFGGAAAVQLCSVDPRIQSALNMDGWTFGDIRQRAASQPAMFLYGITTSTEQQDPNAMGAEAELDTTDRNEVDASLRQFGGYKVSISNTSHMDFTDHPLVSPWRRWTQPGHISPARIETIVRAYVLAFFDQTIRGANPSLLQSGTPSPFQEVQIEYWSSEAKAASIETLKPPLPR
- a CDS encoding metal-sensitive transcriptional regulator, translated to MPTKKANPKQNVAIVESCGCEIGESDRRAVGVDPEIKASNLRRLRRLEGQIRGLQRMVEEDRYCTDILTQVSSVQEALRSVARALMRNHLSHCATQAIRTGSTEERQAMYDELLELIYKNAR